A genomic stretch from Orcinus orca chromosome 14, mOrcOrc1.1, whole genome shotgun sequence includes:
- the NANOS1 gene encoding nanos homolog 1, whose protein sequence is MEAFPWAPRSPRRGRAPPPMALVPSARYVSSQRPVHPQPFSSWNDYLGLATLITKAVDGEPRFGCARGGDGGGEGSPPSSSSSSCCSPHAGAGPGTLGPALGPPDDDDDDDDDSDEPGSRGRYLGGALELRTLELCADPAEAGLLEERFAELSPFAGRAAAVLLGCAPAAAATAEVAPREERAAAWAAEPRLHAASGAAAARLLKPELQVCVFCRNNKEAVALYTTHILKGPDGRVLCPVLRRYTCPLCGASGDNAHTIKYCPLSKVPPPPATRPPPRSARDGLPGKKLR, encoded by the coding sequence ATGGAGGCTTTTCCCTGGGCGCCCCGCTCGCCCCGCCGCGGCCGTGCACCCCCGCCCATGGCGCTCGTGCCTAGCGCCCGCTACGTGAGCTCCCAGCGCCCAGTGCACCCGCAACCCTTCAGCTCGTGGAACGACTACCTGGGGCTCGCCACGCTCATCACCAAGGCGGTGGACGGCGAGCCGCGCTTCGGCTGCGCCCGCGGCGGGGACGGCGGCGGCGAGGGTTCCCcgccctcctcttcttcctcgtCGTGCTGCTCCCCCCACGCTGGGGCCGGGCCCGGGACACTGGGGCCCGCGCTGGGGCCGCCcgacgacgacgacgacgacgacgacgacAGCGACGAGCCGGGATCCCGGGGCCGCTACCTGGGGGGCGCGCTGGAGCTGCGCACGCTAGAGCTGTGCGCGGACCCTGCCGAGGCCGGGCTGCTGGAGGAGCGTTTTGCCGAGCTGAGCCCGTTCGCTGGTCGCGCCGCCGCCGTGCTGCTGGGCTGCGCCCCCGCCGCTGCTGCCACCGCCGAAGTGGCGCCGCGCGAGGAGCGGGCCGCGGCGTGGGCGGCTGAGCCCAGGCTGCACGCCGCCTCCGGGGCGGCCGCCGCCCGGCTGCTCAAGCCCGAGCTGCAGGTGTGTGTGTTCTGCCGGAACAACAAGGAGGCGGTGGCGCTCTACACCACCCACATCCTGAAGGGACCCGACGGGCGAGTGCTGTGCCCCGTGCTGCGCCGCTACACGTGCCCCCTGTGCGGCGCCAGTGGTGACAACGCACACACCATCAAGTACTGTCCGCTCTCCAAAGTGCCGCCGCCGCCCGCCACCCGCCCGCCGCCGCGCAGCGCCAGGGACGGCCTGCCCGGCAAGAAGCTGCGTTGA